The Halictus rubicundus isolate RS-2024b chromosome 3, iyHalRubi1_principal, whole genome shotgun sequence genome includes a region encoding these proteins:
- the LOC143352892 gene encoding uncharacterized protein LOC143352892 translates to MNLPQTSPRGTMERQRSPREIFTNEMVPDLKTEFEQRVRQDREMSDESQYLLNVGRSSRNSLVTDELYRTPSNGGRRPKNSLVPGIGASSEMLYGSRHSVHDASLSPRNSLLPDVAYNRSPRKSISHLNGSRTSLMSENGNLALKSPRHSLVPNSPRCPRGSTMELVDRSPQRSPRESVVSETFHQPRNVNRSPRGSIGMNDGSRELIGVGDNEAKTVTYNVEPPIERVQRGSLGGLPDEKNRPNLMAQDPRRASADQGFSPRRNSSPYREKTKQKIEKPDANAHQTTMTHGYGLSSFEESRRASSSVSQFSGDESRRLFNNGVKVPDVEADTNNYKGITYGSVVFQLKDANVEAKNTIDFAYRALKVVFKTRIATAFLLLLSLLPCLMLIVGWEYSGQCRAKDEIPTYMIIAGAFGALFMFLVTYSQIRSRRLELLTVHPPTSEISFVTVVVAVLSGFLILWFIMGNIWILEIMWPSFDDKRYEPDKYCNYWLYMLSIVHLYVIYITFLIIIVVMLVMAVLRLIGWWLPGR, encoded by the exons ATGAATTTGCCGCAAACGAGCCCTAGAGGGACGATGGAGCGGCAAAGATCGCCGCGGGAGATTTTTACAAACGAGATGGTTCCCGATTTGAAAACGGAGTTCGAGCAG AGGGTGCGTCAGGACCGAGAGATGTCCGATGAGTCGCAGTACCTGCTGAACGTGGGCAGGAGCTCGCGAAACTCCTTGGTCACCGACGAGTTGTACAGGACTCCGAGCAATGGCGGCCGAAGACCAAAAAACAGCCTGGTCCCCGGGATCGGAGCATCCTCGGAAATGCTGTACGGTTCGAGGCATTCGGTTCACGACGCCTCGCTCAGCCCACGAAACTCACTATTGCCGGACGTCGCGTACAACCGGAGCCCTCGAAAGAGCATCAGTCATTTGAACGGCTCAAGGACGTCGTTAATGTCCGAGAACGGGAACCTGGCCCTGAAGAGCCCGCGACACTCGCTGGTCCCGAACTCGCCGCGTTGCCCGCGTGGCAGCACAATGGAACTGGTGGATCGAAGTCCGCAAAGGAGTCCGCGAGAGTCCGTTGTCTCCGAGACGTTCCACCAGCCGAGAAACGTAAACAGATCGCCGCGCGGAAGCATCGGCATGAACGACGGTAGCAGAGAATTGATCGGCGTCGGTGACAACGAAGCGAAGACGGTGACCTACAACGTCGAACCACCCATCGAAAGAGTACAAAGGGGCAGTCTGGGTGGCCTACCGGACGAAAAAAACAGACCGAATTTAATGGCGCAGGATCCGAGGCGGGCTTCCGCAGACCAAG GTTTCTCACCTCGACGAAATTCTTCTCCGTACAGGGAGAAGACGAAACAAAAGATCGAGAAACCAGATGCCAACGCGCACCAAACGACGATGACCCACGGATACGGATTAAGCAGTTTCGAGGAGTCTCGGCGAGCAAGCAGTTCAGTCTCCCAG TTTTCAGGTGACGAGTCGCGCCGGCTCTTCAACAACGGTGTCAAAGTACCGGACGTGGAGGCGGACACCAACAACTATAAAGGGATCACTTATGGTTCCGTCGTGTTCCAACTGAAGGACGCGAACGTCGAAGCGAAGAACACGATCGATTTCGCTTACAGGGCACTGAAAGTTGTCTTCAAAACGCGCATCGCCACTGCGTTCTTACTGCTCCTTAGTCTTTTGCCCTGCCTCATGCTAATTGTCG GCTGGGAATATTCAGGACAGTGTCGCGCGAAAGATGAAATTCCCACGTACATGATCATAGCGGGAGCTTTTGGTGCTCTGTTCATGTTCCTGGTCACCTACTCCCAGATTCGATCAAGAAGGCTGGAGCTGTTGACCGTTCATCCTCCAACATCGGAAATATCTTTCGTGACAGTTGTGGTAGCAGTGCTATCAGGGTTCTTAATTCTGTGGTTCATAATGG GAAACATTTGGATCCTCGAGATAATGTGGCCCAGTTTCGACGACAAGCGGTATGAACCGGACAAATACTGCAACTATTGGCTGTACATGCTATCGATTGTCCACCTGTATGTGATATACATCACTTTTCTCATAATAATAGTCGTCATGTTAGTGATGGCAGTTCTAAGACTCATCGGCTGGTGGTTACCGGGAAG GTAA